A single genomic interval of Candidatus Hydrogenedentota bacterium harbors:
- a CDS encoding Gfo/Idh/MocA family oxidoreductase, with translation MKKVTRRDFVKAAAAATVLIGTSKTGWPGANDRVRVAVAGINGRGQSHLQGYAALDNVEVVALCDPDSRLFRPRVGEFFTRRNKPEPKVDQDIRRILEDKDVDVISIATPNHWHSLATIWACQAGKDVYVEKPMTHNIYEGRKVLEAAAKYNRVVQHGTQLRSNPGFQEGIQLLKEGIIGDVYMARCVCYKWRPDIGKGHAGDPPEGLDWNIWQGPAQEQPFMVNEKGEGIYVHYFWHWVWAYGNGDIGNQGVHQLDAARWGLGVGLPYRVASMGGMFLWDDAKEIFNVSSSSFLFKGEDGKDKMMTLEVRPWCTNDEAGGTSFGVIFYGSKGYMTFPNYEGYKVYEGRDNKLVKENEDGSDLNHYRNFIECVRARNPQGVTAPPLEGHRSSALSHYALTGARLNRVLEIDPETEMVTNDDEANALLTRVYRDPFNVPETV, from the coding sequence ATGAAGAAAGTCACGCGCCGGGATTTTGTAAAGGCCGCCGCTGCGGCGACCGTGCTTATTGGGACATCGAAAACAGGCTGGCCGGGCGCGAACGACCGCGTGCGTGTCGCCGTTGCGGGCATCAACGGGCGCGGGCAGTCGCACCTGCAGGGGTACGCGGCGCTCGACAACGTGGAAGTGGTGGCCCTGTGCGACCCCGATTCGCGCCTGTTCCGGCCGCGGGTGGGCGAGTTCTTCACCAGGAGAAACAAGCCCGAGCCCAAGGTCGACCAGGATATCCGCAGAATCCTGGAAGACAAGGATGTCGACGTCATATCGATTGCGACGCCAAATCACTGGCACTCGCTGGCCACTATCTGGGCGTGCCAGGCGGGCAAGGACGTGTATGTCGAGAAGCCGATGACCCACAACATCTACGAAGGCCGGAAAGTGCTCGAAGCCGCCGCGAAATACAACCGGGTTGTCCAGCACGGCACCCAGCTTCGCAGCAACCCCGGATTTCAGGAAGGCATCCAGTTGCTGAAGGAGGGCATCATCGGCGACGTATACATGGCGCGCTGCGTCTGCTACAAGTGGCGCCCGGATATCGGCAAGGGCCACGCAGGCGACCCGCCCGAGGGCCTGGACTGGAACATCTGGCAGGGTCCCGCGCAAGAACAGCCGTTCATGGTGAACGAGAAGGGCGAAGGCATCTACGTCCACTATTTCTGGCACTGGGTTTGGGCGTACGGCAACGGCGACATCGGCAACCAGGGCGTGCATCAGCTCGATGCCGCGCGCTGGGGCCTCGGCGTCGGGCTGCCGTACCGTGTCGCGTCGATGGGCGGCATGTTCCTGTGGGACGACGCGAAGGAGATATTCAACGTTTCGTCCTCGTCGTTCCTGTTCAAGGGCGAAGACGGCAAAGATAAGATGATGACGCTGGAAGTGCGGCCGTGGTGCACCAACGACGAAGCGGGCGGCACGTCGTTCGGCGTCATCTTCTACGGGTCCAAGGGTTACATGACCTTCCCGAATTACGAGGGCTACAAGGTCTACGAAGGCCGCGACAACAAGCTCGTCAAGGAAAACGAAGACGGCAGCGACTTGAACCATTACCGCAACTTCATCGAATGCGTGCGCGCGCGGAATCCCCAGGGCGTCACCGCGCCGCCGCTGGAAGGGCACCGCTCGTCCGCCCTGTCGCACTACGCATTGACTGGCGCGCGGCTCAACCGCGTCCTCGAAATCGACCCCGAGACCGAGATGGTCACGAACGACGACGAGGCCAACGCGCTGCTGACCCGAGTCTATCGTGACCCGTTCAACGTGCCGGAGACCGTCTGA